The genomic DNA ATCGCACTTTCCACTACATCACCAGCAGCACCCGGTAGTACCTCGAATGAGATTAAACCACTAGAACGTGATTTTCCTATGGTATTGTGAGAGGCCTCGGAAGAGCAATAGAGCCAACCAATGACCGATGAAGCATTAGAGACTAGGGAAAATTATAACAAGGCCGGCGGAGACATCTTAATCACGGTGAAAAAATGAGTGCGTCACTAACCGAAAGTGTAGAGACTGTGACTGTCGTCGGAGGCGGAACAATGGGCCATGGTATCGCTCAAACCTTTGCGATGTCTGGATACGACGTTACGATTATCGACATCGACGAGGACGTCTTGCAAACCGCTCTCGAAAAAATCGAAGGAAGTCTCGAGAAACTCACTGAGGATCCGGATGCCGTATTAGCACAGATCGAGACGACGACATCAGAGGAAGAAGCCTACGGTGATGCCGATCTTGTCGTCGAAGCAGTGCCTGAGAACATCGACTTGAAACAGGATGTTTTTGGTACGATCGATAACCACGCACCGGAAAGAACGATTCTAGCGACCAATACTAGTACTCTCCCGATCACCGAAATTGCGTCCGCGACGGATCGACCGAGCAAGGTCGTCGGCCTGCATTTTTCCAATCCCGTTCAGCTTATGGACATCGTCGAGGTTATCCGGGGTAAGGAAACGGCCAACGATATATTTGAGGCGGCTGAAACAATCAGCGAGGCGATTGGCAAGACCCCAGTACTCGTTGAGAAGGATATCCCTGGATTCCTTATCAATCGGATCAATCTCCGATTCTGGCTTGAGGCAGTTCGTCAGGTTGACCAAGAGGGGCGAGACAGGAAAACAATAGACGCCGCGATCCGGCGAATCGGCCTTCCAATGGGGCCGTTCGAGGTTCTCGACTTCAGTGGTATAGATGTCGCTACCATGGCTGCCCACTCGATGCAAGATCGAGGGGTCGACCTGCACATCCCCGATCTGCTTGAAAAAAAGGAGGAGGCCGAGAATTACGGTATGAAGACCGGTGAGGGTTTCTACACCTATCCAGAACCAGGGGAGTACTCACGTGTTGAGATTCCACAGGAGCGTCGCAATGACTTCGATCCGAAACATCTCGTCGCGCCTGCTGTTAACGAAGCGGCGTGGATGCTGGCGAACGACGTGACCACGAAGTCAGAGATCGACAAGGCGATGCAAATCGGAATAAACTGGCCGCGAGGCCTCCTCGAGATGGCTGACGAGTACGGGATTGACCGACTTGTCGAGACGCTGGAAGAATTGCATGCCCGGTCGGGTTGGGATGAGTATGAACCCAACCCATCCCTTCGTGAATTGGTGGCGAACGAGGAACTCGGGCAGAAGACAGGAACCGGCTTCTACGAGTGGGAATACGAGCAGGCGGAGTTCGAGACGGTTAGATATGAGCGACGCGAATACGCTGCATGGATCACGCTCAACAGACCAGATCGACTCAACGCGCTTGACAAGTCGAGCTGGAACGGTCTGAAGGCCGCTCTCGAGAAGGCAGCGAATGACGACGAAGTGCGAGCGACAGTTCTGCAGGGAGCAGGACGAGCATTCTGTGCTGGCGACGACATCGCGGAGATCCAAAGCCTTGAGTCGACAGAGGACGCCAGGGAAATGTTCGAAGAGGTCCTAGGCCCGACGGTACAAACGGTTCGCAATCATCCGAAACCGATAATTGCGGCAGTTGAGGGAGCTGCTAACGGCGGGGGGTGTGAGCTCGTTCTACTTTGCGATCTTGCAGTCGCCTCTACGAACAGTAGCTTCGCGCTTCCAGAAGGACAGATCGGGGCGCTCCCGCCAATCGGACTCACATACGGTCGGATGAGTCTCGGAAAGAAAGAGATCATGGAAATGTCGTTGACAGGCGATCAATTCACCGCTACTGAAGCGGAATCGATGGGAATCGTCAATTACGCAGTTGATGAAACGCAGGTAGAAGATATCGTTCGTGAACTCGCTCATTCGACGACTGCATCGGGACCGAAGTCTATTAGCGAAATGAAAGACCTATGGACAGGGATGGAAGACGATCTGCTGGAAACGTGGTTTGACGAGGCGATGGACCGACTCGTCAAACGGACGCAGTCGGAAGAAGCTGAGAAGGGACTCGCGGCGTTTCTCGAAAAACGCGAAGCGGACTGGAAGCGATAGAGAGGCCCCGACGGAACTGCACGAATATTGACTGGTGGATACTAACGAATTCGGTCCCGGTGAATCGCTGGATAGCGTCGGTTTCTACCGTTAGAACTAGGGAGATAAAGCGGGAAACCGCCGATGATTATGTCAAAGATCCCCCGCTTCACGAAAAATATACGGAAAGTTCCGCGAACTCGACCTGATATGTACGGTTCACAACATCAGGCAGGCGGTGGCATAGTGAAATTAAACTACGTCCGACGATTCATCACAGCCATTTTAACTAATACCACAGGGGGTGGATTGAATACCGCATCAGGTCGCACCCCCTTCGTATTACTAAAGACTAATTTGCGCATCGTCTGATGGCAGCGAATAGGCTCACTACAACAATGGTCGGACCCTAGATTGTTGATATTATCAACACCAGCTATGGTCGGGGGGTGAATCTGTGGAATAACAATAGTACATTTGTTATTCTATGCCCATAGATGAGAAATCTCTAAGCTACTATTGTCGATATCATCAACAGCTACGAGCGTGCCATAGAATCCATCTCATAGCTTCTCACAGCCCGGTTCGTTTCCTCGCTCGGAGTTTGTGATCGCAACAACGAGTCCGAGGGACAGCGCAAGGAACACTTCTGTTCGTGCGTGGACGCGGCCTCGGGCTCGCGCGAGCCCGAGGCCGCAGTCCTTGACTACGTCGCTGGTTCGTTCGACCCCTATCCGGTTGTTATACGTCTCGTCCAAGATGGATTTTCAGCTGAACATCCTCGACTTGGTCTTCGACCCTGTACTCGATGGCTTTTGGGTCGTCAGGATTTCGCGGATTGTATGGAGCGATTGGCACGACCCCTGCGGCCAGCAGGTGGTCGTGCCAATCGAGGATGTCGTAGGCGCTGTCTCCAAGCATCCAGATCGGTGTATCGACGGCGAGCGCGTCACACGTGACGCGCATCGCCGTCTCTTGGTCTGCTTGTTTGGCCTGTGTGAACTCCGCCGCAATTGGGATCTTTGAACCGGTTGAGACGATCGTACAGCCGAAGCCGTAGTAGTACTCTTCAGTTGTTAGATCGTAGTTCCATGAGGCAGCGTCGTTGTACTGGACCGCCTCGATGTGCGCCGAATCGATGGAGTACGTCGAGTCGAGCAGGCTGCGGGCGGCGGCCTGCTCGACGAGCCTCTCAAAGATATCGTCGACGACGTGTTCAAGGTCAGTGAGAAACCGGTCAATCGTGTCTCTGGATGGTGGTTTGTCGAGTCTGCAGTAGTACCAGACGAGGCCGTGCTGGAGTTCTCGTGCAACCGGACGTGTGCCGTAGATGTCCTTGTAGTAGCAGTGCAGAAAGCCGCGAAAGAGGTCTGGTGGCTGGTGAACTCGTGTTCGCCCACGCTTCGAGGGGGCGAACACATCGTACTCCAGCAGAAACTCGAACTCAAGGTGCTCGAACAGCGGTACCGTCTCGGTAGCCGCGACATTCAAGAAGTCGTCTACCGAAGCTACGTCTTGCAGGGTTGCGCTTGTGTTGGACACACTTCGCGCCCCCTGCTACTTCGTACGTGACGCTTTCTATGACACGCTCTACAGCTCTCCAATCGTTCAACCGGATCGACCAGTCTGATTGCAGCCGAGGTCACCGAGAGCAAACAAGCCTCAGAAGAGGGCGATGCACGTGACACTCGACTCGCTTGCCGGTTTCTTACGCTGTCCTTTCGACTCGTCGTCGCAATCACCAACTATGAACGCGGAGAAAACTTGGCTGGGAGATGCTCAAAGCATTGATAGAGTTTATCACACGTTCGACGTTATATTAAGATATATCATGAAGCCCTCTGCATTTAGATTCATGCATCTCAGTCTCTCGCCGGAGCAGAAGCAAATCAAGGACATGGTCTCCGAGTTCGTGGACGAGGAGGTCGTCCCGCGGGCCTCGGAAATCGACCACGAGGACGAGTTCCCGAGGGACCTCGTCGACGAACTCGCCGACCTCGGGCTGATGGGGATGCCGTTCCCCGAGGAGTACGGCGGCGCCGGCCTCGACTACCACAGCTACCCGATGGCGCTCGAGGAGATCGCCCGGGGCTCGGGCGGCCTCGGCACCATCGTCGCCGCGCACATCTCGCTGGCCGGCAACATGGTGTACGCCTTCGGCGACGAAGCCCAGAAGGAGGAGTACCTCACCCCGCTCGCGGAGGGGGAGGACATCGGCGCGTTCGCTCTCTCCGAGCCGGGCGCCGGCTCCGACGTCCCCGCGATGGAGACGACCGCCGAGAAGGACGGCGACGGCTACCTCGTCAACGGCAACAAGCTCTGGATCTCGAACGGCTCGGTCGCGGACACCGTCACGCTGTTCGCGAAGACGGACCCCGACGCCGGCAACAAGGGCATCTCCTCGTTCGTCGTCCGCCCGGAGGAGGACGACGGCTTCATCGTTGAGGGGACGGAGGACAAGGTCGGCGACAAGGGCTGTCCGACCGCCGAACTCCGGTTCGACGACATGTGGATTCCCGAGGACCGGCTGCTCGGCGAGGAAGGCCGCGGGTTCGTCCACGCGCTCAAGACACTCAACGGCGGGCGCATCACCATCGCTGCCCGCTCGGTCGGCATCGCACAGGCCGCGCTCGACGCCGCCCTCGAGTACAGCCAGGACCGGGAGCAGTTCGACCAGCCCATCTCGAACTTCCAGTCCATCCAGCACAAACTCGCCGACATGGACACGAAGACCCGCGCCGCGCGCCTGCTGATGCACGACGCCGCCGACAAGAAGATTCGCGGGGAGAACTTCATCAAGGAGGCCGCACAGGCCAAACTCTACGCGAGCGAGGTGAGCCGCGAGGTCGCCAATGAGGGCATCCAGATCCACGGCGGCTACGGCTACACGAAGGACTTCCCCGTGGAGCGCTACTACCGCGACGCGAAGCTCAACGAGATTTACGAGGGCACCAGCGAGGTCCTCCGGAACACCATCGCAGAGCAACTTTTCCATTAATAAATGAAGCCGTGAGTTTCTGTTGGGACAAGATGGGGGCCATCCGTTCTATAGTAACCGTTAGAATTTTTTCTCGTAGATTGTCGTGCTGCGTTGAATAGTTGTTAAGTCACGGTTATAGAAGCTCAAACAACGGTTCGGTGTTCGAGATGGCGAACACCAGGATGATTCCCGGAGCTGGCCATTTGTGTTCGGTTAATCTTACTTCCGCGGTTCAGCTACTCAAGTCCAAATAGGCGATAGAACCGTGATTCAGCCGTATCCGAACGAAAGATGCCGCTTGCCGTCCGAAGCAGTACCAGTCATTCAGCAAACTAACGGGTATTTCTTCCGCTCAACAGATGTGTTCGCTCGGGCAAACGTCAGTTGCTCAGCTCGGTGGATACAGTACATTCGATCGATTTTACAGTGGCTCGGACGGATCAAGATTAAACCCCCGAAGTAGGATTAAGGCAGTAAGTGCCGATTTGCCAAGTCTCGAACTCTAACTGCAGGCGACCAAATAGCCGAAAGCAAGATTCTAGGCGGTGTTCGAATAAGGATGAAGAGTGAG from Halomarina salina includes the following:
- a CDS encoding 3-hydroxyacyl-CoA dehydrogenase/enoyl-CoA hydratase family protein, with the protein product MSASLTESVETVTVVGGGTMGHGIAQTFAMSGYDVTIIDIDEDVLQTALEKIEGSLEKLTEDPDAVLAQIETTTSEEEAYGDADLVVEAVPENIDLKQDVFGTIDNHAPERTILATNTSTLPITEIASATDRPSKVVGLHFSNPVQLMDIVEVIRGKETANDIFEAAETISEAIGKTPVLVEKDIPGFLINRINLRFWLEAVRQVDQEGRDRKTIDAAIRRIGLPMGPFEVLDFSGIDVATMAAHSMQDRGVDLHIPDLLEKKEEAENYGMKTGEGFYTYPEPGEYSRVEIPQERRNDFDPKHLVAPAVNEAAWMLANDVTTKSEIDKAMQIGINWPRGLLEMADEYGIDRLVETLEELHARSGWDEYEPNPSLRELVANEELGQKTGTGFYEWEYEQAEFETVRYERREYAAWITLNRPDRLNALDKSSWNGLKAALEKAANDDEVRATVLQGAGRAFCAGDDIAEIQSLESTEDAREMFEEVLGPTVQTVRNHPKPIIAAVEGAANGGGCELVLLCDLAVASTNSSFALPEGQIGALPPIGLTYGRMSLGKKEIMEMSLTGDQFTATEAESMGIVNYAVDETQVEDIVRELAHSTTASGPKSISEMKDLWTGMEDDLLETWFDEAMDRLVKRTQSEEAEKGLAAFLEKREADWKR
- a CDS encoding acyl-CoA dehydrogenase, with the translated sequence MHLSLSPEQKQIKDMVSEFVDEEVVPRASEIDHEDEFPRDLVDELADLGLMGMPFPEEYGGAGLDYHSYPMALEEIARGSGGLGTIVAAHISLAGNMVYAFGDEAQKEEYLTPLAEGEDIGAFALSEPGAGSDVPAMETTAEKDGDGYLVNGNKLWISNGSVADTVTLFAKTDPDAGNKGISSFVVRPEEDDGFIVEGTEDKVGDKGCPTAELRFDDMWIPEDRLLGEEGRGFVHALKTLNGGRITIAARSVGIAQAALDAALEYSQDREQFDQPISNFQSIQHKLADMDTKTRAARLLMHDAADKKIRGENFIKEAAQAKLYASEVSREVANEGIQIHGGYGYTKDFPVERYYRDAKLNEIYEGTSEVLRNTIAEQLFH